The DNA sequence ATCTTGCGGCGCCGGCCGCCCAGCTGTACTACCGCCTGAAGCAGGTCGATACCGACGGCAAATCGACGTACTCGCCGGTGGCGGTGGTGGCGGCCCTACAAGAAGCGGCCGAGCTGCGCGTAGCCCCGGTGCCGGCCCAGGACGTGCTGCGGGTGGCTTACGCGGGGCCGGGTCAGCAACTCGAGTTGACGCTGCTGGATCAGCAGGGCCGCGTGGTGCTGCGCCAGGGCTTTACCAATCAGGTAGAGCTCAACATCAGCAGTCTGGGGCCGGGCCTGTATTTCCTGCGGGCTACTGACGCAGCTGGCCGCCTGGCAGGCAAGCCCCAGAAAGTGCTAATTGCGCGGTAGCGGACCCTTCTTCCAGTTGATAACAGCCAAACAAAAAGCGCCGGATCAACAGCTGATCCGGCGCTTTTTGCTTGGTGCTAGTCAGGCTTACTTGCCGCGCATGCCCATCATTTTGGCCATTTGCTGCATGCCGCCCTTGGTGGAGCTCATCTTGTTCATGGTGCGCATCACTTTGCGCATGTCCTCGAACTGTTTCATCAGGTTGTTGACCTGCTGAATGTCGGTGCCGGAGCCTTTGGCCAGGCGGCGGCGGCGGGAGCCGTTGAGCAGCTCGGGCTGGGCGCGCTCCTGCGGGGTCATGCTCTTGATGATGGCCTCAATCGGCTTGAAGGCGTCGTCGTCGATGTCCACGTCCTTGATGGCCTTGCTCATGCCCGGAATCATGCCCACCAGGTCCTTGAGGTTACCCATCTTCTTGATCTGCTCGAGCTGGGAGAGGAAGTCGTCGAAGTTGAACTGGTTTTTGCGGATCTTCTGGTTGATGCGCTTGGCCTCGTCCTCGTCGAACTGCTGCTGGGCCCGCTCCACGAGCGAAATAACGTCGCCCATGCCCAGGATCCGCTGCGCCATCCGGTCGGGATAGAACATGTCCAGGGCTTCCATCTTTTCACCGGTGGAGATGAACTTGATGGGCTTTTCCACCACGGCCCGGATGCTCAGGGCCGCGCCGCCGCGGGCGTCACCGTCGAGCTTGGTGAGCACCACGCCGTTGAAGTTGAGCCGGTCGTTGAAGGTCTTGGCCGTGTTTACCGCGTCCTGACCGGTCATGGAATCGACCACGAACAGGGTTTCGCTGGGGTTGATGGCCAGCTTCACCTGCTCGATTTCGCGCATCATCTGCTCATCCACGGCCAAGCGGCCGGCGGTGTCGATGATAACTACTTTCTTGTTGTTTTTCTTGGCGTAGGCAATGGCATTCTGCGAAATCTCGACCGGATTCTTGTTTTCCGGCTCCGAGTACACTTCCACGCCCACCTGCTCGCCGAGCACCTTGAGCTGGTCGATAGCGGCCGGCCGGTACACGTCGCAGGCCACGAGCAGCACCGTGCGGTTTTGCTTCTTAATAAAGGTAGCCAGCTTGCCGGCGAAGGTCGTTTTGCCCGAACCCTGGAGGCCCGAGAGCAGAATCACGGCCGGGTCACCCTTGAGCACCACATCCTCTTTCGTACCGCCCATGAGCTGAGTCAGCTCGTCGTAGACGATTTTGGTCATCAGCTGGCCCGGCGACACGGTGGTCAGCACGTCGCGGCCCATGGCCTCGTCCTTGATCTTGTCGGTGACTTCCTTAGCCACCTTATAGTTCACGTCGGCATCGACCAGGGCGCGGCGGATTTCCTTGATGGTGGCCGCCACGTTGATTTCGGTGATGCTGCCCTGGCCCTTGAGGGTTTTGAAGGCTTTGTCGAGCTTGGTACTTAAATTATCGAACATCGGTAGATGTGCTGCTTAGTTGCGTGGGGAATGGGGCCGCGGCAACGCAATGACGCCTCAGCAGCCCGCTGAATGTAAGAAGGAGACGGCAAAAAGCATCTTTCAGGCCCCGCAAACCCCGAATCGGGTCCGGGCGCGGGCTAAAATCTCCTTCTGCCATAACAGCCAGGGTACACGGAACGTCGCCATTCCGCGCCCAAAATTAGCCAGAAAACCCCAAAACCCCGCTGCTGCTTACCTTCGCGGTCCAAAACAGCTCGAAAACCGTCCCGTAATCTATGCGCCTGCTCGTCATTACCTATTACTGGCCGCCTTCCGGGGGCGCGGGCGTGCAGCGGACGTTGAAATTCGTCAAGCACCTGCCCGGCTTCGGCGTGGAGTGCACCGTCGTGACCGTCGACCCCGCAAAAGGCGCGTACCCGGTGCTGGACGAGTCGTTGGCGGCCGAAATTCCGGCCGGGGTGCGGGTCATTCGCACCGGCACCTCCGAGCCGTTTGGCTCCTACAAGAAGCTCACCGGCCGCCAGCAGATTCCCTACGGCGGCTTCGCCAACGAAAGCAAAACCAGCCTGCAACAGCAGTTTTTCAAGTTTGTGCGCGGCAACGTGTTCATTCCCGACCCGCGCCGGGGCTGGAACGCCCACGTGCTGCGGGCCGTGGCCGAGCTTATCCGCCAGGGCGAAACCTTCGACGCGGTGCTCACCAGCTCCCCGCCCCACTCCACCCAGCTGATCGGTCTGGCGCTGAAAAAGCGCTACGGCCTGCGCTGGCTGGCCGACATGCGCGACCCGTGGACCGATATTTACTACACCAAGGAGCTCAACAAGACCCGCCTGGCCCGCTGGCTCGACGCGCGCTACGAGCGGCAGGTGCTGGAGCAGGCCGACGAGGTGCTGGTGACCAGCGCCGACACCAAGCGGCTGTTTCTAGGTAAGTCGCCGGCGCTGACGGCCGCTAAGTTTCACGTCATCCCAAACGGCTACGACGAGAGTGACTTCCGCGAGGCGTCTACCCCACCCCGGGATGCGCTGCTGATAACGCACACCGGCACGATTTCGGAAACTTACCACGTGGAAGAGTTCCTGCGGGCCTGCGCCGAGTGCGCCCGGCGCTTCCCGGCGGTGCCGCTGCGGCTGCGCTTCGTGGGCAAGGTGTCGGCGGGCGTACAGGCCCAGATTGAAGCCGCCGGCCTGGCCGAGCGCACCGAGTTTGTGGCCTTCGTGCCCCACGACGAGTCGGTGCGCTACCTGCTGCGGGCCTCGGTGCTGCTGATGGCCATCCCGGACGTGGCCCACAACTTCGGCATTCTGCCCGGCAAGGTCTTCGAGTATCTGGCCGCCAACAAGCCCATCATCTGCATCGGCCCGGTGGGCTCCGACGCCGACCATTTGCTCCAGGAATGCCACGCGGGCCACGTGTTTGCCTACGACGCCTACGAGGCCATGCTCACCTACCTGGAGGAGCTGGCCCGGCAGTGGCAGCAAAACCCCAACCTGGATTTGCCGGCCCTGAGCCACGCCCGTTACTCCCGCCGCGCCCTCACCGAGCGCCTGGCCGGACTGATTGGGAGCTCATAGCACGTATTGGTAGAACGTCATTCCGAACAGAGTGAGGAATCTCGCGGGCAATGGTAATCTGATTACTACGGCACGCGAGATGTCTCCCGCTGGTCGACATGACGGCTTATTTTACTTTATCAGCTTCCCCAATAGCCCCTTGAGCTTGGCCGGTACCCGGCTGGCTACTTCGGCCCGCAACTCCACCCAGGCCGAACGGCCGAGCTGCTGGCCCTGCCACTGCCCGATGGCCGCCGCCGTG is a window from the Hymenobacter aquaticus genome containing:
- the ffh gene encoding signal recognition particle protein, producing the protein MFDNLSTKLDKAFKTLKGQGSITEINVAATIKEIRRALVDADVNYKVAKEVTDKIKDEAMGRDVLTTVSPGQLMTKIVYDELTQLMGGTKEDVVLKGDPAVILLSGLQGSGKTTFAGKLATFIKKQNRTVLLVACDVYRPAAIDQLKVLGEQVGVEVYSEPENKNPVEISQNAIAYAKKNNKKVVIIDTAGRLAVDEQMMREIEQVKLAINPSETLFVVDSMTGQDAVNTAKTFNDRLNFNGVVLTKLDGDARGGAALSIRAVVEKPIKFISTGEKMEALDMFYPDRMAQRILGMGDVISLVERAQQQFDEDEAKRINQKIRKNQFNFDDFLSQLEQIKKMGNLKDLVGMIPGMSKAIKDVDIDDDAFKPIEAIIKSMTPQERAQPELLNGSRRRRLAKGSGTDIQQVNNLMKQFEDMRKVMRTMNKMSSTKGGMQQMAKMMGMRGK
- a CDS encoding glycosyltransferase family 4 protein, whose amino-acid sequence is MRLLVITYYWPPSGGAGVQRTLKFVKHLPGFGVECTVVTVDPAKGAYPVLDESLAAEIPAGVRVIRTGTSEPFGSYKKLTGRQQIPYGGFANESKTSLQQQFFKFVRGNVFIPDPRRGWNAHVLRAVAELIRQGETFDAVLTSSPPHSTQLIGLALKKRYGLRWLADMRDPWTDIYYTKELNKTRLARWLDARYERQVLEQADEVLVTSADTKRLFLGKSPALTAAKFHVIPNGYDESDFREASTPPRDALLITHTGTISETYHVEEFLRACAECARRFPAVPLRLRFVGKVSAGVQAQIEAAGLAERTEFVAFVPHDESVRYLLRASVLLMAIPDVAHNFGILPGKVFEYLAANKPIICIGPVGSDADHLLQECHAGHVFAYDAYEAMLTYLEELARQWQQNPNLDLPALSHARYSRRALTERLAGLIGSS